TCAGCTTTCTCTGGGCATTCTCCACTACAGCGGTGCTTCCGTCAGCGACTCTCCCAAGATGCTCCAAGGCCGCATCAATTATTTTGTAGAAAGTCTTCGCCTCGAGCACGACTCGTCTCGCCTCACTGAAATCGAAGGCATTCGTGAATGGCGAGCCGCATTTAAGCAAGTCGGGACCGATCCATCCAGATACCGCCCCTCCTCTGAGGCATTGCTCCGTCGACTTTTGCAAGGAAATCCGTTTTTCTGGATTAATAGCGCAGTCGACATTAATAATTTCTTCTCCGTTCTTCACGCCCTTCCTTTTGGCATTTATGACCAAGACCAATTGGTTGGAGATGTCATTCTACGAGTGGGACAAAGTGATGATGTTTACGAAGGGCTAAATGGACGTGAGGTCAACATGGAAGGAAAGCTGCTGCTCGCGGACGAGAAAGGAGCTTTCGGAAGTCCGATCGTCGACTCCAAGCGCTCTTGTGTGGCTGAAAATAGCCGAAACCTCATACAAGTGATCTTTTTTCATGAACAAGTTTCCTCGCAAAAAAAGGACGAGATCCTCGGATCGGTAGGCCGCATGTTTACGGAGATTAACGGCGGTGATTTAAGTCGTTCCTATATCCTTCCTCTCTAAAAGAAAGACGGCCCGTCAAGCAGCGTGGCCGTCTTCTTTCTTTTGTTCGTCTCCACGTTTGCGGAATACAACATGTTCAAGTAGCAAGCAAACGATAACACCTAATAACAAGCCATTACCGAACAAGAAGCTGACAAGTGCAGGTAAGTGCTGCCATGCAGTCGAGGGTACGAACATGACACCAATCCCGACCAGCAAGGAACTTCCGCCTACCGTGATCGTCCGATCGTCCATTTTGACGTTCACATAATCCTTTAAACCGAAACCGAGCAGTTGTGTATAGGAAATGAACATCGCCGCATAAGCAACTGGTGTGGGAAGTGCAGCCAAAAAGTGTGAGACATACGGGAGCAAGCCAATTACCATGATGCCGACCATAGCCAGCATAAAAGGCAGTCGAGATGCCATGCGCGTCGTCTGAATGACCGCTGCCGCAAGAGAGAGGGGGATCATCCCGACCACTCCACCCAACCCGGATAAGAGATGGGATACACCTGTAAAGATGCCTCCACGGTTGTACTGTTCATTTGTCGGTACGGTATCGGTCGCTTTGCCCATCACTACCATGCTCGTCACCAGGTTAGTCAACAACACAAAGCCAGTCAGCATACTCGTCAGAATGACTCCCCAATCCCACCGAGGGGTTCCCCAGAAAAAGAGCGAAGGCAACGCAATCATCTGTTCAGCTGGTCGAACAGGCTCTGTCCAACCCATAATGGCATATAAGACCCATCCGATGACCATTCCAAACAAAACCGCAAAGCTGGAAAACCGTTTGGTCCGCATTACCATGATCACTAGCGCAACAATCGCGATAGAGACAATCGCAACTTTAGGAATGACCTCTTTGGAATGTTGAAATCCGATCCCCAGCATCCCCGCCAAAATGTTACTGCATAACGATACAGCCAACAGAATCATGTACGTTCCCGAGACGAGAGGCGTAAACCATCGCTGTAGCTTTCCAATCCAGCCCATTAAACCGAAGACCAAGAACAACAACCCAGCCATTCCTAGTCCGATCTGGAAGGATTGCCCGATCTCACGCGGTTGAAGACCTACACTCGTACCAATCTGAGCCAAAATAATAAAGATACCCCACCATAGACCTGCTGGTCCTTCCAGCATCGGATAACGGTGGCCAATCCATACCTGCAAAAGGGAAGCCAAACCAATAAAAAACATCGTCTGTTGCATCAGGTTGCCGATCTCATCCGGCCTTAGTCCATATACGTCACCAATCACCAAAGGAACCGCGACACTGCTGGAGACCGCTACGATCATCCATTGAAGGGCAGATAGAATGGTTGTGCCCACAGGGGGTTTGTCATACAAACCGTACTTCATCAAAACCACCTCGTTTTTCTTACTGACAATAGCTGCCCACGTATTCACTATGCCCGAAATGCCCTTGCTATTCTACTATCGATTTCAGTTTTTCAATTCGCACAAAGCAGAAAAAAACCCCGATCATCAAGGATCCTTGACATTCAGGGCTGTTTGTTAAGTATGGTGCCGGTGAAGGGACTTGAACCCCCACGGTTTCCCTCACGATTTTGAGTCGCGCGCGTCTGCCATTCCGCCACACCGGCAAGTACTATGGAGGAGGCACCCGGATTTGAACCGGGGATAAGGGTTTTGCAGACCCGTGCCTTACCCCTTGGCTATGCCTCCATATTGTAAGCATTCTTCTTATGAAGCTTATGGAGCGGACGAAGGGTCTCGAACCCTCGACCTTCGCCTTGGCAAGGCGACGCTCTACCAATTGAGCTACGTCCGCATATAAATGGCTGGGGTACTAGGATTTGAACCTAGGAATGACGGAGTCAAAGTCCGTTGCCTTACCGCTTGGCTATACCCCAATAAGTAATCCCCAACTATAAAAGTAATGGGGCGATCGATGGGACTTGAACCCACGAGTGCCGGAGCCACAATCCGGTGCGTTAACCCCTTCGCCACGACCGCCATATTTATCGCATTTTTTAAAAGTGGCAGGGGCAGTAGGAATCGAACCCACACCAAAGGTTTTGGAGACCTTCGTTCTACCTTTAAACTATGCCCCTACAATGGTGGCTCGGGACGGAATCGAACCGCCGACACGAGGATTTTCAGTCCTCTGCTCTACCGACTGAGCTACCGAGCCTCACGAAAAAGATTCCCACCATCTTCTTAGAAAGAAAATGGCGGAGCTGACGGGACTCGAACCCGCGACCTCCGGTGTGACAGACCGGCGTGAACTCCAACTTCACCACAGCTCCATATTAGTTTAAGAAAATTTGGTTGCACCCTACGGGTACTACTATCTTCCTTGAACTCGAAGTTTCTCGAGGAAGTACAAGGAATAAAATTGGTTGCGGGAGCAGGATTTGAACCTGCGACCTTCGGGTTATGAGCCCGACGAGCTACCGAGCTGCTCCATCCCGCGACAGGGACCTATTCGGTCAATTTATATAAGTGGTGGAGGCTGACGGGATCGAACCGCCGACCCTCTGCTTGTAAGGCAGATGCTCTCCCAGCTGAGCTAAGCCTCCACTATTCCCCAACAACAGTTGGGGTGTTCATAGGTGACCCGTAGGGGATTCGAACCCCTGTATGACAGCGTGAAAGGCTGCTGTGTTAAACCGCTTCACCAACGGGCCAATATGGCGGATGGAGTGGGATTTGAACCCACGAGACGGGTCGACCCCGCCTACACGATTTCCAATCGTGCTCCTTCGGCCGCTCGGACATCCATCCATATGGCTCCTCGGGACGGACTCGAACCGCCGACCGATCGGTTAACAGCCGATTGCTCTACCAACTGAGCTACCGAGGAACATTGAAGGTCGTACCTTCAAAACTGGATCTGCATGTTTGCTAAGAGTGTGGATAAGTCCTCGACCGATTAGTATTCGTCAGCTCCACGTGTTGCCACGCTTCCACACCGAACCTATCAACCTCATCGTCTATGAGGGGTCTTACCAGCTTGCGCTGTGGGAAGTCTCATCTTGGAGGGGGCTTCACGCTTAGATGCTTTCAGCGCTTATCCCGTCCGCACATAGCTACCCAGCTGTGCCACTGGCGTGACAACTGGTGCACCAGCGGTGCGTCCATCCCGGTCCTCTCGTACTAAGGACAGCTCTCCTCAAACTTCCTACGCCCGCGACAGATAGGGACCGAACTGTCTCACGACGTTCTGAACCCAGCTCGCGTACCGCTTTAATGGGCGAACAGCCCAACCCTTGGGACCTACTTCAGCCCCAGGATGCGATGAGCCGACATCGAGGTGCCAAACCTCCCCGTCGATGTGGACTCTTGGGGGAGATAAGCCTGTTATCCCCAGGGTAGCTTTTATCCGTTGAGCGATGGCCCTTCCATGCGGAACCACCGGATCACTAAGCCCGACTTTCGTCCCTGCTCGACTTGTAGGTCTCGCAGTCAAGCTCCCTTCTGCCTTTACACTCTACGAATGATTTCCGACCATTCTGAGGGAACCTTTGGGCGCCTCCGTTACCTTTTAGGAGGCGACCGCCCCAGTCAAACTGCCCACCTGGCATGGTCCTCTCGCCCGATAAGGGCGACGAGTTAGAAACTCCGTACATCAAGGGTGGTATCCCACCGACAGCTCCACAGAGGCTGGCGCCCCTGCTTCTCAGCTTCCCACCTATCCTGTACATGATGCACAAAGTTCCAATACCAGGCTACAGTAAAGCTCCATGGGGTCTTTCCGTCTTGTCGCGGGTAACCTGCATCTTCACAGGTATTATGATTTCACCGGGTCTCTTGCCGAGACAGCGCCCAAGTCGTTACGCCTTTCGTGCGGGTCGGAACTTACCCGACAAGGAATTTCGCTACCTTAGGACCGTTATAGTTACGGCCGCCGTTTACTGGGGCTTCGGTTCAAAGCTTCGCTTGCGCTAACCCATCCCCTTAACCTTCCAGCACCGGGCAGGCGTCAGCCCCTATACTTCGCCTTGCGGCTTCGCAGAGACCTGTGTTTTTGCTAAACAGTCGCTTGGGCCTTTTCACTGCGGCCCCCTCGGGCTATTAACCCTACCGAGGCGCCCCTTCTCCCGAAGTTACGGGGCCATTTTGCCGAGTTCCTTAGCAAGAGTTATCCCGCGCACCTTAGGATTCTCTCCTCGCCTACCTGTGTCGGTTTGCGGTACGGGCACCTTGTTCCTCGCTAGACGCTTTTCTTGGCAGTGTGAAATCAGGGACTTCGGTACTTAAATTTCCCTCGCCATCACAGCTTGCCCTTGAGGTGTGCGGATTTGCCTACACACCAGGCTTACTGCTTGGACGGCCATCCAGTAGGCCGCTCACCCTATCCTCCTGCGTCACGCCATTGCTCAAGCGGAACAGAGGTGGTACAGGAATATCAACCTGTTGTCCATCGCCTACGCCTTTCGGCCTCAGCTTAGGTCCCGACTAACCCTGGGAGGACGAGCCTTCCCCAGGAAACCTTAGGCTTTCGGTGGACAAGATTCTCACTTGTCTTTTCGCTACTTACACCGGCATTCTCACTTCCAAGCGCTCCACCGCTCTTTCCAGTACGGCTTCACTGCTGCTTGGAACGCTCCCCTACCCAGTCCGTAAGGACTGCCATAGCTTCGGTGATACGTTTAGCCCCGTTACATTTTCCGCGCAGAGTCACTCGACCAGTGAGCTATTACGCACTCTTTAAATGGTGGCTGCTTCTAAGCCAACATCCTGGTTGTCTGGGCAACTCCACATCGTTTCCCACTTAACGTATACTTGGGGACCTTAGCTGATGGTCTGGGCTGTTTCCCTTTTGACGATGGATCTTAGCACTCACCGTCTGACTCCCGGACATAAGTCATTGGCATTCGGAGTTTGACTGAGTTCGGTAACCCGATGAGGGCCCCTAGCCCAATCAGTGCTCTACCTCCAAGACTCTTAATTCCGAGGCTAGCCCTAAAGCTATTTCGGGGAGAACCAGCTATCTCCGAGTTCGATTGGAATTTCACCGCTAGCCACACCTCATCCCCGCACTTTTCAACGTGCGTGGGTTCGGGCCTCCAGTAGGTGTTACCCTACCTTCACCCTGGACATGGCTAGATCACACGGTTTCGGGTCTACGGCAGCGTACTATCGCCCTATTCAGACTCGCTTTCGCTGCGGCTCCGTCTCTTCAACTTAACCTCGCACGCTACCGTAACTCGCCGGTTCATTCTACAAAAGGCACGCCGTCACCCTTTTAACGGGCTCCGACTATTTGTAAGCACACGGTTTCAGGTACTATTTCACTCCCCTCCCGGGGTGCTTTTCACCTTTCCCTCACGGTACTGGTTCACTATCGGTCGCTAGGTAGTATTTAGCCTTAGCAGATGGTCCTGCCAGATTCACACGGGATTTCACGTGTCCCGCGCTACTCGGGATCCGTCTCGGAGAGACTCTTGTTTGGATTACGCGACTGTCACGCTCTTTGGTCAGCTTTCCCAAACTGTTCATCTACAAGAGTCTTTTGTAACTCCTAGTGAGACGTCCCACAACCCCGCCGGGTAAACCCGACGGTTTAGGCTCTTCCGCGTTCGCTCGCCACTACTGACGGAATCACTATTGTTTTCTCTTCCTCCGGCTACTTAGATGTTTCAGTTCACCGGGTCTGCCTTCTCATCACCTATGTATTCAGTGAAGGATACCATCCCATTACAGATGGTGGGTTGCCCCATTCGGAGATCCCCGGATCAAAGCGTGCTTACCGCTCCCCGAGGCTTATCGCAGTTCGCTGCGTCCTTCTTCGGCTCCTAGCGCCAAGGCATCCACCG
This is a stretch of genomic DNA from Brevibacillus choshinensis. It encodes these proteins:
- a CDS encoding B3/B4 domain-containing protein, coding for MKVQLDATVSERLPQLSLGILHYSGASVSDSPKMLQGRINYFVESLRLEHDSSRLTEIEGIREWRAAFKQVGTDPSRYRPSSEALLRRLLQGNPFFWINSAVDINNFFSVLHALPFGIYDQDQLVGDVILRVGQSDDVYEGLNGREVNMEGKLLLADEKGAFGSPIVDSKRSCVAENSRNLIQVIFFHEQVSSQKKDEILGSVGRMFTEINGGDLSRSYILPL
- a CDS encoding purine/pyrimidine permease — protein: MKYGLYDKPPVGTTILSALQWMIVAVSSSVAVPLVIGDVYGLRPDEIGNLMQQTMFFIGLASLLQVWIGHRYPMLEGPAGLWWGIFIILAQIGTSVGLQPREIGQSFQIGLGMAGLLFLVFGLMGWIGKLQRWFTPLVSGTYMILLAVSLCSNILAGMLGIGFQHSKEVIPKVAIVSIAIVALVIMVMRTKRFSSFAVLFGMVIGWVLYAIMGWTEPVRPAEQMIALPSLFFWGTPRWDWGVILTSMLTGFVLLTNLVTSMVVMGKATDTVPTNEQYNRGGIFTGVSHLLSGLGGVVGMIPLSLAAAVIQTTRMASRLPFMLAMVGIMVIGLLPYVSHFLAALPTPVAYAAMFISYTQLLGFGLKDYVNVKMDDRTITVGGSSLLVGIGVMFVPSTAWQHLPALVSFLFGNGLLLGVIVCLLLEHVVFRKRGDEQKKEDGHAA